Proteins encoded by one window of Amaranthus tricolor cultivar Red isolate AtriRed21 chromosome 4, ASM2621246v1, whole genome shotgun sequence:
- the LOC130810962 gene encoding uncharacterized protein LOC130810962: protein MATPKTSLHTRSISLPSTSHPLDATTENHFCRLRVAQAEPSSSSTLTRNLSNMKDLHEQMNDFILLPHNLQILSNEIIRTQVDEVLDGSVTLLDISSTTLDALSQTKESILDLKSAFRRGSYNEGINTFAMSRKKIIKDLSKFLVKIKKVEQNYSPKVETNGSIISLLKEAETISIATLKSLVLFLMGSKETKVRGWSLVNKLMKSKRLENTTEVECLNQAILDNVDSKVVMKHLETLEMVVLELEKELEFVSRCFVKTRVSLLNILNH from the coding sequence ATGGCAACTCCAAAAACTTCATTGCACACCCGTTCGATCAGTTTGCCATCGACATCTCACCCACTCGATGCAACCACTGAAAATCACTTTTGCAGGCTAAGGGTTGCACAAGCAGAGCCCTCGTCTTCATCAACCTTAACCCGAAACTTATCCAATATGAAAGATTTGCACGAGCAAATGAACGATTTCATTCTTTTGCCACACAACCTACAAATCCTTTCAAACGAAATCATTAGGACACAGGTCGATGAGGTTCTAGATGGATCTGTTACCTTACTTGACATCTCTAGCACCACACTTGATGCGCTATCCCAAACAAAAGAATCCATTTTAGACCTTAAATCAGCTTTCCGTAGAGGAAGCTACAATGAAGGCATTAATACATTTGCAATGTCAAGAAAGAAAATCATTAAAGATCTTTCAAAGTTTCTCGTCAAAATTAAGaaagttgaacaaaattatTCACCAAAAGTCGAAACTAATGGCTCAATCATAAGTCTTCTAAAAGAGGCCGAAACAATTAGTATAGCAACATTGAAATCACTTGTATTATTTCTGATGGGATCGAAAGAAACTAAAGTTCGCGGTTGGTCTTTGGTTAACAAGCTTATGAAGTCTAAAAGATTGGAAAATACTACTGAAGTGGAGTGTTTAAATCAAGCTATCTTGGACAATGTTGATTCAAAGGTTGTTATGAAGCATTTAGAAACATTAGAAATGGTTGTTCTTGAGCTTGAGAAAGAGTTGGAATTTGTTTCAAGATGCTTTGTAAAAACTAGAGTTTCACTCCTAAATATACTAAACCATTAA
- the LOC130810963 gene encoding uncharacterized protein LOC130810963: MSSSSETQQNIDPITNPTSPYYLHPSDASFILVSTPFTGNNFIDWKRSVMIALSAKNKLGFINGNISKPADSSSVFPAWERVNSTLITWFMKVLDPIIARSVLHFDSASAIWSNLQERFGQTSGTQIYSTLQ; this comes from the coding sequence ATGTCTTCTTCTTCTGAAACTCAACAAAACATCGATCCTATTACTAATCCAACCTCTCCATATTATTTACATCCTAGCGATGCAAGTTTTATACTCGTTTCCACTCCTTTTACCGGAAACAATTTCATTGATTGGAAGAGATCTGTAATGATAGCTTTATCAGCCAAGAACAAACTAGGATTCATCAATGGCAACATTTCTAAACCTGCTGATTCTTCTTCTGTCTTTCCTGCTTGGGAAAGAGTCAATAGCACTCTCATCACTTGGTTCATGAAGGTATTAGATCCAATAATTGCCAGAAGTGTTCTGCATTTCGATTCCGCTTCTGCAATATGGTCTAATCTTCAAGAAAGATTTGGACAGACTTCTGGTACACAAATTTATTCAACTCTACAGTAA
- the LOC130810965 gene encoding uncharacterized protein LOC130810965 produces MLATLPNFIELKDLHKRANDLLQTPQIQQTINQQQQETTSSALEISEASLELLDLCGTTREIHVLIKEHLQELQHTLRRAKVDGSDFETQMSAHGLYRKKLNKELGKCLRTIKASKNKYFTSDLSLIDQSLIVVVHVLREIRGANVSIMEFLLTLLSLPTTVSIVHSQRSSSFASKFRRVNCQRLLERCDSMEVRMANQRLEEVEKAMENVEVELGCIIRRLIDTRVLLLNIVSN; encoded by the coding sequence atgTTGGCAACTCTTCCAAATTTCATTGAATTAAAAGACCTCCACAAAAGAGCAAATGACCTTCTCCAAACACCTCAAATCCAACAAACCATAaaccaacaacaacaagaaaCGACGTCGTCAGCTCTAGAAATTTCCGAAGCGTCATTAGAATTGCTAGATCTTTGTGGAACAACACGAGAAATCCATGTTTTGATCAAAGAACATCTACAAGAACTCCAACACACATTACGCCGGGCCAAAGTAGACGGGTCGGATTTCGAAACCCAAATGTCAGCCCATGGGCTTTACAGGAAGAAACTCAACAAAGAGTTAGGTAAATGTTTAAGAACAATAAAAGCGTCAAAAAACAAGTATTTTACGTCGGATCTTTCGCTAATAGATCAAAGTCTAATCGTAGTAGTTCACGTTTTGAGAGAAATTAGAGGTGCAAACGTGTCAATAATGGAGTTTTTATTGACACTTTTGTCTTTACCTACAACTGTAAGTATTGTTCATAGCCAAAGATCGAGTTCATTTGCGTCGAAATTTAGAAGAGTAAACTGTCAAAGATTGTTGGAAAGATGTGATTCAATGGAGGTTCGAATGGCGAATCAAAGATTGGAGGAAGTTGAGAAAGCTATGGAAAATGTTGAGGTTGAATTAGGGTGTATTATTAGACGTTTGATTGATACTAGAGTTTTACTCTTGAATATTGTTAGTAATTAG
- the LOC130810566 gene encoding 60S ribosomal protein L10 produces the protein MGRRPARCYRQIKNKPYPKSRYCRGVPDPKIRIYDVGMKKKGVDEFPFCVHLVSWEKENVSSEALEAARIACNKYMAKFAGKDAFHLRVRVHPFHVLRINKMLSCAGADRLQTGMRGAFGKPQGTCARVAIGQVLLSVRCKDSNSHHAQEALRRAKFKFPGRQKIIVSRKWGFTKYNRADYLKYKSEGRILPDGVNAKLLGCHGPLSNRQPGRAFLTSATASA, from the exons ATGGGAAGAA GACCGGCAAGATGTTACCGTCAGATTAAGAACAAGCCATACCCAAAATCAAGGTATTGTCGTGGTGTACCTGATCCTAAGATTAGGATTTATGATGTTGGAATGAAGAAGAAAGGAGTAGATGAATTTCCTTTTTGTGTGCACCTTGTGAGTTGGGAAAAGGAAAATGTGTCGAGTGAAGCTCTGGAAGCTGCACGTATTGCTTGCAACAAGTACATGGCTAAGTTTGCTGGGAAAGATGCTTTCCATCTAAGGGTTAGGGTGCACCCATTCCATGTGCTTCGTATCAACAAGATGCTTTCATGTGCTGGGGCTGATAGGCTCCAGACTGGTATGAGGGGTGCTTTCGGTAAACCTCAGGGAACGTGTGCTCGTGTTGCCATCGGGCAAGTCCTTCTCTCTGTTAGGTGCAAGGACAGTAACAGCCATCATGCTCAGGAGGCTCTTCGTCGTGCTAAGTTCAAGTTCCCTGGACGTCAAAAGATTATTGTCAGCAGGAAGTG GGGATTCACCAAATACAACCGTGCGGATTATCTCAAGTACAAATCTGAGGGCAGGATTTTACCTGATGGAGTTAATGCAAAG CTCCTTGGTTGCCATGGACCTCTATCTAATCGTCAACCTGGTAGAGCATTTTTAACATCTGCAACTGCTTCTGCATGA
- the LOC130809820 gene encoding peroxisomal OPC-8:0-CoA ligase 1, which translates to MANLTNNPSINPKNGFNPQTSIFQSKRPPISLPPNTSLDITTFISSRPHLNTTAFIDASTNRQLSYSDLWSTVDSLSFSLSSTWHIRKGHVILILSPNSILFPIVCLSVMSIGALITTANPLNTTREISKQVSDSNPVLVFTTLELAHKLSGSGSNVKVVLMGEGQMTEGKVNVVTTLEEMVKDGEERKEKEGGMVKERVSQNDAAALLYSSGTTGVSKGVISSHRNMIAMVQIIIGRFGLDDGGVHRHTFICTVPMFHIYGLVAFATGLLAAGATIVVLPKFEMNDLFLAISKYKISYFPLVPPILVAMVNNADQIKKNFNLSSLSHVLSGGAPLGKELIEGFIEKFPNVVIMQGYGLTESTAIGASTDSLEESRRYGTAGLLSPSIEARIVDPDSGKVLGVNQTGELWLRGPTIMKGYFNNQEATANTLTSDGWLKTGDVCYIDEDGFLFVVDRLKELIKYKGYQVAPAELEALLLTHPEIADAAVIPFPDKNVGQFPMAYVVRKAGSSLSENEIMDFVGKQVAPYKRIRRVAFIEFVPKNASGKILRKDLIKFATTSSKL; encoded by the exons ATGGCAAATCTTACCAATAATCCCTCCATAAACCCAAAAAATGGCTTCAACCCACAAACCTCCATTTTCCAGAGTAAACGCCCACCAATTTCCCTCCCACCAAACACGTCCTTAGACATCACTACTTTCATTTCTTCCCGTCCTCACCTTAATACTACAGCTTTTATTGACGCTTCTACAAACCGTCAACTTTCTTACTCGGATCTCTGGTCAACTGTTGACTCGCtctcattttctctctcctccactTGGCATATCCGTAAAGGCCACGTCATCCTCATTCTCTCTCCTAACTCCATCCTCTTCCCTATCGTTTGTCTTTCCGTTATGTCAATCGGAGCATTAATCACAACTGCTAACCCATTAAATACGACCCGGGAAATATCCAAACAAGTTTCGGATTCTAACCCGGTTCTTGTTTTTACGACACTTGAACTTGCCCATAAActatccggatccgggtctaaTGTTAAAGTTGTGTTGATGGGTGAGGGTCAAATGACGGAAGGAAAAGTGAACGTTGTAACGACGTTAGAAGAAATGGTTAAAGATGGAGAAGAAAGGAAAGAGAAGGAAGGTGGGATGGTGAAGGAAAGAGTGAGTCAAAACGACGCCGCAGCGTTGTTGTATTCTTCTGGAACTACGGGAGTTAGTAAAGGGGTTATTTCTTCTCATCGGAATATGATTGCAATGGTTCAGATTATTATCGGACGGTTTGGATTGGATGATGGTGGGGTCCACAGACATACCTTTATTTGTACGGTTCCGATGTTTCATATTTATGGTCTTGTTGCCTTTGCTACAG GATTACTAGCAGCTGGAGCAACAATTGTTGTCTTACCAAAATTCGAAATGAATGATTTGTTCCTAGCAATATCAAAGTACAAGATCAGTTACTTCCCTCTTGTTCCACCAATATTGGTGGCAATGGTGAACAATGCTGATCAAATCAAGAAGAATTTTAATTTGAGTTCATTGAGTCATGTTTTGTCTGGAGGAGCACCATTGGGAAAGGAATTGATAGAGGGATTTATTGAGAAGTTTCCAAATGTTGTGATCATGCAAGGGTATGGACTAACCGAATCCACTGCTATCGGTGCATCCACCGACTCCTTGGAGGAGAGTCGGAGGTATGGGACAGCGGGGTTGTTATCTCCGAGCATTGAGGCAAGGATAGTTGATCCCGATAGTGGAAAAGTGTTGGGGGTTAATCAGACCGGTGAGCTTTGGCTTCGCGGTCCTACTATTATGAAAG GTTACTTTAACAATCAAGAAGCAACTGCTAACACTCTCACTTCAGATGGCTGGCTTAAGACAGGAGATGTGTGTTACATTGATGAAGATGGATTCTTGTTTGTTGTTGATAGACTAAAGGAGTTGATCAAGTATAAAGGATACCAG GTTGCGCCTGCGGAATTAGAGGCGTTGCTGCTCACTCACCCAGAAATAGCCGATGCTGCTGTTATTCC GTTCCCAGATAAAAACGTTGGTCAGTTTCCGATGGCATATGTGGTAAGGAAAGCTGGTAGTTCCTTATCAGAGAATGAAATCATGGACTTTGTTGGGAAACAG GTTGCTCCTTACAAAAGAATCAGGAGAGTGGCATTTATCGAGTTTGTACCGAAGAATGCGTCAGGAAAGATTTTGCGAAAAGATCTAATCAAATTTGCTACAACTAGTTCGAAACTATAG
- the LOC130809821 gene encoding uncharacterized protein LOC130809821: protein MITRHNLAEQLREYQIRSKNDWASTSFFSSNSNFTSMVDIVVFVIWELVILAFLVFSAVSLYFRHVRLAFVLLSVTLLLLLCMKVSKKVRLARKKKRRMLLPLSM, encoded by the exons ATGATTACGCGGCATAATTTGGCGGAGCAGTTGAGAGAGTACCAGATTCGATCTAAGAATGATTGGGCTTCTACTTCTTTTTTCTCGTCCAATTCCAATTTCACTTCTAT GGTGGATATCGTGGTCTTTGTAATTTGGGAGCTCGTTATTCTTGCGTTCCTGGTTTTCTCAGCAGTGTCTCTATATTTCAGGCATGTGCGACTTGCTTTTGTTTTGTTAAGCGTCACATTGTTGTTACTTCTTTGCATGAAAGTATCAAAGAAAGTACGTTTGGCACGTAAGAAGAAACGAAGGATGCTTCTGCCATTATCAATGTAA